Proteins encoded together in one Peribacillus asahii window:
- a CDS encoding IS110 family transposase: MNYNQNHKIAQITPKTLVIGIDIAKHHHVARAQDYRGMELGSTCFFDNTQEGFRTFINWIIQIKESCEMDSVITGMEPTGHYWLNLAHILKEEQIKFVTVNPLHVKHSKELDDNSPTKNDVKDAKVIAQLVKDGRYAEPTIPQGVFAELRVAKKLRDLLNVDLQIVQGQVHNWLDRYFPEFFTVFKSWEGKAALHLLKLEALPHELVNYTEEELLDYLRQEVKRSIGIKKIQSLKEAANRSIGIRQGAMMAKMELRSLIQKYELIQAKFEELDHTLDTLLQDIPGVDQMLEITGIGRDTVAGFFAEVGDLSEYNHPRQITKLAGLSLKENTSGKHKGRTTITKRGRKKLRALLFRASMILVAKNKAFKALHHYYTTRPDNPLKKMQSLIALCNKLIRILFSIGQKQFVFQEEKMLKDIPHMHAFIQEPIAA, encoded by the coding sequence ATGAATTATAACCAAAATCATAAAATAGCTCAAATTACACCTAAAACCTTAGTAATCGGTATTGATATTGCGAAACATCATCATGTAGCTAGAGCACAAGATTATCGTGGAATGGAGCTAGGATCTACTTGCTTTTTTGATAATACCCAAGAAGGATTTAGGACATTTATTAATTGGATTATTCAAATAAAAGAGTCTTGCGAAATGGATTCTGTCATTACTGGAATGGAGCCAACTGGCCATTATTGGCTTAATTTAGCTCATATTCTAAAGGAGGAACAGATTAAGTTCGTAACGGTCAACCCTTTACATGTCAAGCACAGTAAGGAGTTAGACGATAACTCTCCAACTAAAAATGATGTAAAAGACGCGAAAGTCATTGCACAACTAGTCAAAGATGGTAGATACGCTGAACCAACCATACCACAAGGGGTTTTCGCGGAACTGCGTGTGGCTAAGAAATTACGCGATCTATTAAATGTGGACTTACAAATTGTGCAGGGACAGGTACACAACTGGCTTGATCGATATTTTCCAGAGTTCTTTACCGTTTTTAAAAGTTGGGAGGGAAAGGCAGCTCTTCATTTATTAAAACTTGAAGCGTTACCTCATGAGCTAGTGAACTATACAGAAGAAGAATTACTCGATTACTTAAGGCAAGAAGTGAAGAGAAGTATAGGAATAAAGAAGATTCAATCCTTAAAAGAAGCAGCCAATCGCTCGATTGGCATTCGTCAGGGTGCCATGATGGCTAAAATGGAATTAAGATCATTAATTCAAAAATATGAACTCATTCAAGCCAAGTTCGAAGAGCTTGACCATACTTTGGATACACTGCTTCAAGATATTCCAGGCGTTGATCAAATGTTAGAGATAACAGGAATTGGACGCGATACAGTGGCGGGTTTCTTCGCTGAAGTAGGGGATTTGAGTGAATATAATCATCCTCGTCAAATAACCAAACTGGCAGGACTTAGCTTAAAAGAAAATACATCTGGAAAGCATAAAGGGAGAACCACGATTACGAAACGTGGACGTAAGAAATTACGAGCATTATTATTTCGGGCATCTATGATTCTAGTAGCGAAGAATAAAGCCTTTAAAGCCCTACATCATTATTACACAACGAGACCTGACAATCCGTTGAAAAAGATGCAGTCTTTAATTGCTTTGTGTAATAAGCTTATACGCATTCTCTTCTCCATTGGGCAGAAACAGTTTGTGTTCCAGGAAGAGAAGATGTTGAAGGATATCCCTCATATGCATGCATTTATTCAAGAACCAATAGCAGCTTAA
- a CDS encoding LysR family transcriptional regulator has product MDIKDLIVFQRVAEEGSVSRAAKSLNYVQSNVTTKIKQLEHELGVSLFHRNGRGVVLNSNGKILLEQAQQILHLVEQSAKLVQINESIPVGTVTIGSINSTAAVRLPPILKQYYNLYPQVDLVVETHNSAELIRQVLSRKLDGAFVAGEVYHPEITSLLFQEEELVMISHKDFSSLEDLDKFNMLVFGDGCHYRDVLESWLKEEGIYPKRTLKFGTIEAIIGCVKAGMGIAVMVQSVLKDHQQSLHVTPLPEKYAKVPTHFIMRKDALLSAAFRKFVELLNLSSY; this is encoded by the coding sequence ATGGACATAAAAGATTTAATTGTTTTCCAAAGGGTGGCAGAAGAGGGGAGTGTATCAAGAGCAGCTAAGTCACTAAACTATGTACAATCAAATGTGACAACAAAGATTAAACAACTGGAACATGAGCTAGGGGTTTCTTTATTTCACCGAAATGGAAGAGGGGTTGTTTTAAACTCAAACGGTAAAATTTTATTGGAACAAGCTCAACAAATCTTACATTTGGTTGAACAATCTGCCAAACTTGTACAAATTAATGAGTCTATTCCGGTTGGTACGGTTACAATTGGATCCATCAACTCCACCGCTGCAGTTCGGTTGCCTCCCATTCTAAAGCAATATTATAATCTGTATCCGCAGGTAGACCTGGTAGTAGAGACGCATAACAGTGCAGAGTTAATAAGACAGGTCTTAAGCCGAAAACTGGATGGAGCGTTTGTAGCAGGTGAAGTTTATCACCCAGAAATAACTTCCCTTTTATTTCAAGAGGAAGAATTGGTTATGATTAGTCATAAGGACTTTTCTTCACTTGAAGATTTGGATAAATTTAATATGCTGGTCTTTGGTGATGGATGCCACTATCGGGATGTATTGGAAAGTTGGCTGAAAGAAGAGGGAATCTACCCAAAGCGAACCCTTAAATTTGGTACAATTGAGGCCATTATAGGTTGTGTTAAGGCTGGCATGGGAATAGCTGTTATGGTTCAATCTGTTTTAAAAGACCATCAGCAATCCCTACATGTAACGCCTTTGCCAGAAAAGTATGCAAAAGTTCCTACACATTTTATTATGCGAAAAGACGCATTGCTTTCTGCTGCCTTTCGTAAATTTGTAGAGCTTCTGAATCTAAGTAGCTATTAG
- the tnpB gene encoding IS66 family insertion sequence element accessory protein TnpB (TnpB, as the term is used for proteins encoded by IS66 family insertion elements, is considered an accessory protein, since TnpC, encoded by a neighboring gene, is a DDE family transposase.), which produces MILETAIERVCIAQGATDLRKSIDGLAAIVKEEFDLDPFSSCLFVFCNRSRDKLKILVWEHNGFWLHYRRLEKGKFDWPTQHPNVPLTISRRQLRWLLDGFSFEQKQGHPAVYARTIL; this is translated from the coding sequence ATGATACTAGAAACAGCCATTGAAAGGGTATGTATCGCACAAGGAGCTACAGACTTACGTAAATCTATTGATGGACTGGCAGCCATTGTAAAGGAAGAGTTTGATTTAGATCCCTTTTCTTCTTGTTTATTTGTCTTTTGCAATCGCTCACGCGATAAACTAAAGATTCTCGTGTGGGAACATAATGGTTTTTGGTTGCATTATCGCAGATTGGAAAAAGGAAAGTTTGACTGGCCAACTCAACATCCAAATGTGCCACTTACGATATCAAGAAGGCAACTGAGATGGCTTCTTGATGGATTTTCATTTGAACAAAAACAAGGGCATCCAGCCGTATATGCGAGAACAATCCTGTGA
- a CDS encoding MFS transporter, with the protein MHTYYKWLIVLVATLSQTAATFVTYGMGPIAAFYQIEWNLTPLQTGFIVSAVNIGPMFSMLAFGYLMDKKGEKHIIGWGNILLGLSALTLVFVNDYIVLLLLLLLVGIWYGSAQTGGSTAIVKWFPNEHRGLALGIRQTGIPIGGSLASAVLSYTYYHFNLSSVHVVQGIVAIMGGLIFLLLYNEPERTSGTRSTSVGFKEKMNVIKNNKELYPMYMVGVVMMSLQMIIIAHFMSYLHNEGSYSLTEAGKYLSVVLIGGMVGRVVIAWASDQFFEGIRERLLLIVMAVTVILTVMLPLIMTVEMEILMLLFCFLLGFVAIGWYSIFIACITEQSDSRFIGLTVSSALTLNQLFIVIAPSLFGLVVNLLNSYQQALYWAGISVALGAINLYRAKIKKRMDHRITTKFDQINTNNLDK; encoded by the coding sequence ATGCATACATATTATAAATGGTTAATCGTATTGGTGGCAACGTTATCCCAAACTGCAGCAACCTTTGTGACATATGGCATGGGACCCATCGCTGCATTTTATCAAATTGAATGGAATTTAACACCACTTCAAACAGGCTTCATTGTTTCAGCGGTCAATATTGGTCCGATGTTTTCAATGCTGGCGTTCGGTTACTTGATGGATAAAAAAGGGGAAAAACACATTATCGGGTGGGGGAACATTTTATTGGGCCTCTCAGCTTTAACGCTAGTTTTTGTTAATGATTATATTGTATTGCTGCTTTTATTATTGTTGGTCGGTATATGGTACGGAAGTGCTCAAACCGGTGGAAGCACGGCCATCGTAAAATGGTTTCCAAACGAACATAGAGGTCTGGCTCTAGGGATAAGACAGACGGGAATACCGATTGGAGGATCTCTAGCCTCTGCAGTTTTATCCTATACATATTATCATTTCAATTTGTCATCAGTACATGTAGTACAAGGGATCGTAGCAATAATGGGAGGGCTGATCTTCTTATTATTATATAACGAACCAGAAAGAACGAGTGGAACGAGATCAACCTCGGTCGGGTTCAAGGAGAAAATGAATGTCATCAAAAATAATAAGGAGTTATATCCGATGTATATGGTGGGTGTTGTGATGATGTCATTACAGATGATTATCATTGCGCATTTTATGAGTTATTTGCATAACGAAGGGAGCTATTCATTAACAGAGGCAGGAAAATATTTAAGCGTCGTTTTAATAGGTGGTATGGTTGGACGGGTAGTCATCGCATGGGCGAGTGATCAATTCTTTGAAGGTATAAGGGAAAGATTATTGCTTATTGTGATGGCTGTTACCGTAATTCTTACAGTGATGCTGCCACTCATCATGACTGTTGAAATGGAAATATTGATGCTATTATTTTGTTTTCTTTTGGGTTTTGTAGCCATTGGTTGGTATTCCATTTTTATTGCTTGTATCACAGAACAATCGGATTCACGTTTTATAGGTTTAACGGTGAGTTCAGCATTGACATTAAATCAATTATTCATTGTCATAGCACCCTCTTTATTCGGATTAGTCGTTAATCTATTGAACAGTTATCAACAAGCCCTATATTGGGCCGGAATATCTGTAGCTTTAGGAGCGATTAATTTATACAGAGCAAAAATAAAAAAAAGAATGGATCATAGGATCACCACAAAATTTGATCAAATTAATACAAATAACCTTGATAAATGA
- a CDS encoding flavin reductase family protein, which translates to MISIDPNTESEKGNYKLLIGSIIPRSVAFVTTLAEDGTLNAAYKREFVIHISDESYIHAINETAANLPPDQSEVELTKLTPIESEAISVPGIQEASIRMECLVDTILPFGGIDAQVLKPVSRLAGNDYALLGAQFSIERPE; encoded by the coding sequence ATGATTTCTATTGATCCAAACACCGAAAGTGAAAAGGGTAATTATAAGCTGCTTATAGGAAGCATTATCCCGCGGTCTGTCGCCTTTGTGACCACCCTTGCAGAGGACGGCACATTGAATGCGGCATACAAAAGAGAATTTGTTATTCATATTTCAGATGAATCTTACATCCATGCCATTAATGAGACAGCCGCGAATCTTCCTCCGGACCAAAGTGAGGTCGAGCTTACTAAGTTGACACCTATTGAGAGCGAAGCCATCTCTGTTCCCGGTATCCAGGAGGCAAGTATCCGCATGGAATGCCTCGTCGATACAATCCTTCCATTTGGGGGCATCGACGCACAGGTATTGAAACCAGTAAGCCGCCTTGCAGGAAACGATTACGCATTACTAGGAGCCCAATTTTCAATAGAACGCCCAGAATGA
- a CDS encoding LysR family transcriptional regulator codes for MNIKEIALKIEILNRQNLSKSAEITNYTQSALTAKVKKIESEIGKLVFKRTPQGLKITSVGIQYKNYLQLISQEYEEFLQNIGAIQTNSKVDFGTSHTTLKIYGAYIANTLNMNDIQMDVDFAVDSSNAINQKVHNSELDCALISEPIKKYPDLTYDIVATETFEVISSKDHIINFDWETPITLLVLSIGCMYTRAVTEWLMNNQIPYKLKEIKSISSIQDFLQISNTIAVLNTKLIDLYNYTNIHYYKLSFNNVINTVFVYKMNDGEQNNIVQLKNVLKTIG; via the coding sequence ATGAACATCAAAGAAATAGCATTGAAAATTGAAATATTAAACCGTCAAAATTTAAGTAAGTCTGCAGAAATCACGAACTATACTCAATCCGCCCTTACGGCTAAAGTGAAAAAAATAGAGTCGGAAATTGGAAAACTTGTTTTTAAACGCACGCCCCAAGGATTGAAAATCACTAGCGTAGGAATACAATATAAAAACTATCTTCAACTTATTTCACAAGAGTACGAAGAATTTTTACAAAACATTGGTGCCATTCAAACTAACTCTAAAGTGGATTTTGGCACATCACATACAACCTTGAAAATCTATGGTGCCTATATCGCGAATACTTTGAATATGAACGACATTCAAATGGATGTGGATTTCGCCGTAGATTCCAGTAATGCCATAAACCAAAAAGTGCACAATTCCGAATTAGATTGTGCACTCATTAGTGAACCTATTAAGAAATATCCCGACTTAACTTATGACATCGTTGCAACTGAAACATTCGAGGTCATTTCAAGTAAGGACCATATCATCAATTTTGATTGGGAAACACCTATTACATTGCTCGTATTGAGTATAGGTTGTATGTATACAAGAGCTGTGACCGAATGGCTTATGAATAATCAAATACCATATAAATTAAAGGAAATAAAATCAATCAGTAGTATCCAAGATTTTTTGCAAATCAGCAATACCATTGCAGTATTGAATACTAAGCTTATAGATTTATATAACTATACAAACATTCACTATTACAAATTAAGCTTTAACAATGTCATTAATACCGTTTTTGTTTATAAGATGAACGACGGCGAACAGAACAATATCGTACAATTAAAAAATGTTCTGAAGACGATTGGTTAA
- a CDS encoding tubby C-terminal domain-like protein, producing MQHLTYQVPESVLISTKLPIIDEQGKTIFLMQKERHKFLASIVNATIRFGLPYSYKITNAYGKPLYSIDCAFPGIRYKITEHLSSQTIPITRHKVQLIEKAYSFKIANQDYYFEKDYTGTGHLKCNNKRIASVSMPLSTKISMVDTINIVSTTEEIAALASVLFHTFYYYDA from the coding sequence GTGCAACACCTTACTTATCAAGTACCTGAATCCGTGCTTATTTCAACTAAATTACCAATAATAGACGAACAGGGTAAAACCATTTTTTTGATGCAAAAAGAACGACATAAATTCCTTGCCAGTATCGTCAATGCGACAATTCGTTTTGGTTTACCTTATTCTTATAAAATAACCAATGCTTACGGGAAACCCCTTTATAGCATAGATTGTGCGTTTCCTGGCATTCGATATAAAATAACTGAACATTTATCCTCGCAGACAATACCGATTACACGACATAAGGTTCAATTGATTGAAAAAGCGTATTCGTTTAAAATTGCCAATCAAGACTATTATTTTGAAAAAGATTATACAGGTACAGGTCACTTAAAATGTAACAATAAACGAATTGCAAGTGTTTCTATGCCTCTTTCCACTAAGATATCAATGGTTGATACCATTAATATTGTTTCAACAACGGAAGAAATTGCAGCACTAGCTTCCGTATTGTTCCATACATTTTATTATTACGATGCTTAA
- a CDS encoding MFS transporter, translating to MQSEMRLTKNNSYKWVILIIATVSQTCATFVTYGMGPLATFYQKEYSLSQFETGLIVSAVNIGPIFSMLVFGNLMDRYGERWIVGMGSIFLGLSVLSANATNQYLILLVILTFVGIWYGTAQPGGSSAIIKWFPNKNRGLAMGVRQTGIPIGGALASAALPFFFYKYGLPSAIITQAVVAILGGVIFLILYRDYKTNISGRETYRFVDKIKKIKNNAKLYPVFLIGITMMSLQMIIVAHLMSYLTNAINISLNLAGFFLSTALIGGMVGRIALAWISDYFFKGNRVNPLFITIVLTVIMLLNLVYSLDYLPTWGMSILCFVIGFFAIGWYSLFIVLVSERANPSFIGLTVSFALTLNQFFIVLAPSLFGLLVDFFHGYQVPFIILSVFISIGGIWLKITDSRKVKVTKSRDALNG from the coding sequence ATGCAATCAGAGATGAGATTAACTAAAAACAATAGTTACAAATGGGTGATTTTAATAATTGCTACAGTTTCACAGACATGCGCTACTTTTGTGACATACGGTATGGGACCTTTGGCAACCTTCTATCAAAAAGAGTACAGCTTATCTCAATTCGAAACAGGTCTAATTGTTTCAGCAGTTAATATAGGTCCGATTTTCTCAATGCTTGTTTTTGGAAATCTTATGGATAGGTATGGTGAACGTTGGATAGTTGGAATGGGCTCTATTTTCCTCGGACTTAGTGTTCTTTCTGCCAATGCTACAAATCAATACTTAATCCTCTTAGTTATTTTGACATTTGTAGGTATATGGTATGGAACTGCACAGCCAGGTGGAAGTAGTGCAATTATAAAGTGGTTTCCTAATAAAAATCGAGGTCTCGCAATGGGAGTGCGTCAAACAGGTATACCTATTGGGGGAGCATTAGCCTCTGCTGCATTGCCTTTCTTCTTTTATAAATATGGACTACCATCTGCAATAATCACACAAGCAGTAGTAGCCATTTTAGGTGGTGTGATATTCTTAATCTTATATAGGGACTACAAAACTAATATAAGTGGGCGAGAGACGTACAGGTTTGTAGATAAAATAAAAAAAATAAAAAATAATGCTAAACTTTATCCTGTTTTTCTTATTGGAATTACAATGATGTCTCTACAAATGATTATAGTGGCACACTTGATGAGTTATCTAACAAATGCTATTAACATAAGTCTTAATTTAGCTGGATTTTTCTTAAGCACGGCATTAATCGGGGGAATGGTTGGTAGAATCGCGTTAGCTTGGATTAGTGATTACTTTTTTAAAGGCAATAGGGTTAATCCATTATTTATAACAATTGTATTAACAGTAATAATGTTGCTAAACCTGGTATACTCTTTGGATTATTTGCCTACATGGGGGATGAGTATCTTATGCTTTGTTATCGGTTTTTTTGCCATTGGATGGTATAGCCTTTTTATCGTTTTAGTCTCTGAAAGAGCTAATCCAAGTTTTATTGGGCTGACAGTAAGTTTTGCCCTGACACTCAATCAATTTTTTATTGTATTAGCTCCATCTTTGTTTGGATTATTGGTAGACTTCTTTCACGGATATCAGGTTCCTTTTATAATCTTATCTGTATTTATCTCTATCGGGGGGATATGGCTGAAGATCACAGATAGTCGTAAGGTTAAGGTGACGAAATCGAGGGATGCATTAAATGGTTAG
- the tnpC gene encoding IS66 family transposase, which produces MDSSMKTASSHQNQLTIESLQAQVEELTAKVRWYEEQFRLSQQKWFGTSSEKTTENQLALELFNEAEKESDTEVPEPVVETITYRRKKKRGQRDESVQNLPIETIEYRLADEEQVCSCCGGALHEMSVEVRKELTIVPAEVKVTEHKRYVYACRKCELDEVSTPIVTANMPAPAFPKSIASPSIMAYIMTQKYVEGLPLYRQEKHFERMGIYLSRQTMGNWLLYGADQWLVILYKRMHEHLLARTILHADETTFQVLREPGRAATTKSYLWLYRTGRDDISIVLYDYQPTRAGEHPKRFLTGYQGYLQVDGYRGYNQVPDVTLVGCWAHARRKFDEALKALPDSQKGKKVKASEGLHFCNQLYSIERKLNHVDPTERYGQRLEKSRPILDLFSAWLYEQKDLVLPKSALGKAITYCLNQWNHLEAFLLDGHLEIDNNRSERSIKPFVIGRKNWMFSNTPRGARGSAIMYSVVETAKENDLSPYHYLRYLFETLPNMDLTNKKEIDKVLPWSSSLPSACRVPIKSEANKT; this is translated from the coding sequence ATGGATTCATCTATGAAAACAGCATCCTCTCATCAAAATCAACTTACAATTGAATCTCTTCAAGCTCAAGTAGAAGAACTCACGGCAAAAGTGAGATGGTACGAAGAACAATTTCGTCTTAGCCAACAAAAATGGTTTGGTACATCTAGCGAAAAAACAACGGAAAATCAACTCGCTCTAGAACTGTTTAATGAGGCTGAGAAAGAAAGTGACACCGAAGTACCCGAACCAGTTGTTGAAACCATCACCTATCGTCGTAAAAAGAAACGCGGTCAAAGGGATGAGTCTGTCCAAAACCTTCCTATCGAAACGATTGAATATCGTTTGGCTGACGAGGAACAGGTTTGTTCGTGCTGTGGTGGTGCTTTACATGAGATGAGTGTAGAAGTCCGTAAGGAACTGACGATTGTTCCTGCAGAAGTAAAGGTGACAGAACATAAGAGATACGTATATGCTTGCCGCAAGTGTGAACTAGATGAGGTTTCCACACCGATCGTGACTGCGAATATGCCAGCTCCCGCCTTTCCCAAAAGTATCGCTTCCCCGTCCATTATGGCGTATATCATGACTCAAAAATATGTAGAAGGATTGCCTCTTTATCGTCAGGAAAAGCATTTTGAACGAATGGGAATCTACTTATCACGTCAAACGATGGGGAATTGGTTATTATACGGGGCTGATCAATGGTTAGTGATATTGTATAAAAGGATGCATGAGCATCTACTTGCTCGAACCATTCTTCATGCGGATGAAACAACCTTCCAAGTCTTACGTGAACCTGGTCGTGCCGCAACTACCAAGTCCTATCTGTGGTTATATCGCACAGGGCGAGATGATATCTCCATTGTTCTCTATGACTATCAACCAACAAGAGCAGGCGAACACCCGAAACGTTTTTTAACGGGTTATCAAGGTTATTTACAAGTGGATGGATATCGTGGTTACAATCAAGTACCGGATGTCACCCTTGTGGGATGTTGGGCGCATGCCAGACGTAAGTTTGATGAAGCCTTAAAGGCCTTACCTGATTCACAGAAGGGAAAAAAGGTGAAGGCGAGCGAAGGGTTACATTTCTGTAATCAACTCTATTCTATCGAAAGAAAGCTAAACCATGTCGATCCTACAGAACGATATGGGCAGCGACTGGAAAAAAGCAGGCCCATTCTGGACCTTTTTTCAGCATGGCTTTATGAACAAAAAGATCTCGTTCTACCAAAAAGCGCGCTAGGAAAAGCCATCACTTATTGTTTGAATCAATGGAATCATCTTGAAGCTTTTTTATTGGACGGACATTTAGAAATCGACAACAACAGAAGTGAACGTTCCATTAAGCCGTTTGTGATTGGGAGGAAAAATTGGATGTTTTCTAATACACCGCGAGGTGCTAGAGGGAGTGCCATCATGTATAGTGTGGTTGAAACGGCAAAAGAGAACGACTTGAGTCCCTATCATTATCTTCGCTATTTGTTTGAAACGCTGCCAAATATGGATCTAACGAATAAAAAAGAAATAGATAAAGTCTTGCCGTGGTCATCTAGTTTACCCTCGGCATGCAGAGTACCGATAAAAAGTGAAGCAAACAAAACATAG
- a CDS encoding IS110 family transposase gives MNPVIGLDVSKGESQIQAFLDKGKPYGKSFSVPHTTEGLNTLLHFLKVVENEADMKPSVILESTGHYHTPVIQFLEEQNYLYIMVNPLLSYQAKKSSLRKVKTDEIDAFRLCELYYKEELEPYKKRGIQLLNLRNLTRQHETLTGLYVQAKLQFHSILDQVFPEYKGVFGDLYSKVSLNTLLEFSTSESVIQAGESKVTDKIASLCMSRSERWAQERAKKLYEAAQRNPFKSTFYQSHLISLEMYIQLLLQYQEHLAKLDDQIDALAGEIEEYKIIQSIPGIGEKIAATIISEIGEIERFNHPKKLVAFSGIDPSVHSSGKFTATINRITKRGSSRLRHALYMAVLCGIRSSRNKKLKEFYDRKREEGKPFKVAMIACVNKLIHWIYALLKRREDFLDLV, from the coding sequence ATGAATCCAGTAATCGGCCTGGATGTTTCAAAAGGGGAAAGTCAGATTCAAGCATTTTTAGATAAGGGAAAGCCGTACGGAAAAAGTTTTAGCGTACCCCACACGACTGAGGGACTAAATACTTTACTTCATTTTTTGAAAGTGGTGGAAAATGAGGCTGATATGAAACCAAGTGTCATATTAGAATCGACGGGACATTATCACACTCCTGTCATTCAGTTTTTAGAGGAACAAAATTACTTATACATTATGGTCAATCCTTTACTGTCTTATCAGGCAAAAAAGTCAAGTTTGCGAAAGGTAAAAACAGATGAAATAGATGCTTTTCGTTTGTGTGAACTGTATTACAAGGAAGAGCTTGAGCCTTATAAGAAAAGGGGAATCCAGCTTTTAAACCTCCGTAATCTCACAAGACAACATGAAACCCTAACGGGTTTGTATGTTCAAGCTAAGTTACAGTTTCATTCGATTTTAGATCAAGTGTTTCCTGAATATAAAGGGGTATTTGGAGATTTGTATTCAAAAGTTTCTCTAAACACACTTCTGGAATTTAGTACGTCAGAATCTGTGATACAGGCTGGAGAATCTAAGGTGACAGATAAGATTGCGAGTTTATGTATGAGTCGTTCGGAACGCTGGGCACAAGAAAGGGCAAAAAAACTTTATGAAGCAGCTCAGCGTAACCCGTTTAAGAGCACATTTTATCAAAGTCATTTGATCAGTCTTGAAATGTATATTCAACTGCTTCTCCAATACCAAGAGCACCTAGCAAAGTTAGATGATCAAATAGATGCCTTGGCAGGAGAAATAGAAGAATATAAGATTATCCAGTCGATCCCCGGTATTGGAGAAAAAATCGCGGCAACGATTATTTCCGAAATTGGAGAGATCGAACGGTTTAATCACCCTAAAAAGCTGGTTGCTTTCTCTGGGATTGATCCAAGTGTACATTCGTCGGGGAAATTTACAGCGACAATCAATCGGATCACCAAGAGAGGTTCAAGCAGATTGCGTCATGCCTTATATATGGCTGTTCTCTGTGGGATTAGATCCTCTCGCAATAAAAAGCTAAAAGAGTTCTATGACCGCAAGCGAGAAGAAGGAAAACCTTTTAAAGTCGCAATGATTGCATGTGTAAATAAGCTTATTCATTGGATTTATGCCTTACTAAAACGCAGGGAAGATTTCCTGGATTTGGTTTAA
- a CDS encoding cytoplasmic protein, with product MENHFVETDLQKAHKYSSKNRLDLENDNLCGCFHCLTIFNPNEIEEWLDDDDTAECPYCGIDSVIGESSGFPITKMFLKEMHKIWF from the coding sequence ATGGAAAATCATTTTGTAGAAACAGACCTTCAAAAGGCACATAAATATTCTAGTAAAAATCGGTTAGATTTAGAAAATGATAATTTATGTGGTTGCTTTCATTGTTTAACAATATTTAATCCCAATGAAATTGAAGAATGGTTGGATGATGATGACACAGCAGAATGCCCTTATTGTGGCATTGATTCTGTTATAGGTGAGAGTTCGGGATTTCCAATCACAAAAATGTTTTTAAAAGAAATGCATAAGATATGGTTTTAG
- the tnpA gene encoding IS66 family insertion sequence element accessory protein TnpA, whose protein sequence is MKKRFIKKEWEAHIQDFKESGLSKAAWCRKQNLPVHRLYYWLKKLSPQADRPTESKRTKWVSVNIPPIEEKIHTTIRIHFKEATIEIDAPFTPQVLLQVMQTVKQL, encoded by the coding sequence ATGAAAAAGCGCTTTATAAAGAAAGAATGGGAAGCTCACATCCAAGATTTTAAAGAAAGTGGATTATCAAAAGCTGCTTGGTGTCGAAAACAGAACCTGCCGGTTCATCGGCTATATTATTGGCTCAAGAAATTATCACCTCAAGCTGATCGTCCAACTGAAAGTAAACGTACCAAATGGGTATCTGTGAATATCCCTCCAATAGAAGAAAAAATACATACCACCATCCGTATTCATTTTAAAGAAGCTACCATTGAAATAGATGCACCTTTTACTCCACAAGTGCTTTTACAAGTGATGCAGACGGTAAAACAGCTATGA